One region of Acaryochloris thomasi RCC1774 genomic DNA includes:
- a CDS encoding fatty acid desaturase, translated as MTASLIKPESKLRSLDNPEVTMQKIIQSLPKACFEKNARKAWTEVVVTVLGVALGYAAIVFSPWYLLPFAWFFTGTALTGFFVIGHDCAHRSFAKKRWVNDVVGHICMMPLIYPFHGWRIMHNFHHVHTNELDVDNAWRPFSTEEYDGCGPVVAGAYKVIRGRLWWIGSIIHWFNLHFDWRQYDEKDQADIKLSVAVVVLFGAIAFPTLILTTGVWGFIKFWLLPWMGYHFWMSTFTLVHHTAPDVAFKPTDEWNPAEAQLVGSIHCDYPWWITFLCHDINVHIPHHVSTAIPSYNLRMAHESLKENWGEYVCETKFDLELIKTITDDCHLYEPEKAYQSFKEHQAKAARS; from the coding sequence ATGACTGCCTCTTTAATTAAGCCTGAATCGAAGCTTCGGAGTCTGGACAATCCCGAAGTGACCATGCAAAAGATTATCCAGTCCCTTCCCAAGGCTTGCTTTGAGAAAAATGCTCGCAAGGCATGGACAGAGGTCGTCGTGACCGTTCTAGGTGTGGCGCTGGGCTATGCAGCCATTGTGTTCTCTCCTTGGTATCTCTTACCCTTCGCCTGGTTTTTCACGGGTACGGCCCTGACGGGATTTTTCGTCATTGGTCATGACTGTGCCCATCGTTCCTTTGCCAAAAAGCGCTGGGTTAACGATGTTGTCGGTCATATTTGCATGATGCCGCTGATCTATCCGTTCCACGGCTGGCGGATTATGCACAATTTTCATCATGTGCATACCAATGAGCTAGACGTTGATAATGCATGGCGGCCCTTTAGCACTGAAGAGTATGACGGGTGTGGTCCCGTTGTGGCTGGCGCTTACAAGGTCATTCGCGGTCGGCTCTGGTGGATCGGTTCGATCATTCACTGGTTCAATTTGCATTTCGACTGGCGACAGTATGACGAGAAGGACCAGGCTGATATCAAGCTGTCGGTGGCTGTTGTAGTTTTGTTTGGTGCGATCGCATTTCCGACTCTGATCCTGACCACTGGCGTCTGGGGCTTTATTAAGTTCTGGCTTCTACCTTGGATGGGCTACCACTTCTGGATGAGCACTTTTACGCTGGTGCACCATACCGCACCTGACGTTGCGTTTAAGCCGACTGACGAATGGAATCCTGCAGAAGCGCAGCTTGTGGGTTCCATTCACTGCGATTATCCCTGGTGGATTACGTTTCTCTGCCACGACATCAACGTCCATATCCCCCACCATGTTTCCACAGCGATTCCGTCCTATAACCTACGCATGGCCCATGAAAGCCTGAAGGAAAACTGGGGTGAGTACGTCTGTGAGACAAAGTTCGATTTGGAACTGATCAAAACCATTACAGATGACTGTCATCTCTATGAGCCGGAGAAGGCCTACCAGTCTTTCAAAGAGCATCAAGCAAAAGCGGCTCGTTCTTAA
- a CDS encoding FHA domain-containing protein, producing MVSLPHSRSRDFESSSIETPQLLLNSEAGLQTFRLSNLRTWTLGRNQANTICLQDPCTSRCHARIDVQQNHDCYFIDLGSANGSSVNEQPVTEPVLLKHGDRIKIGQTDLLFQHRPSPKADAYALVDQVLMLHISSVQGKVWQDIFCSQGIPVAWGNPGVSLRQTVEFSAMSCRLPKILLVDIAAYRNHFGEFCRWCTVQYPQMSIVFFDRKQAAPKPSATLLPHVHRVTAFPERHLFQHLGRIEAQTQQLLQIYDGRGLRSHPLHKALESLEELIHQLPDDNALQPHHLNVSDEDVTSFMTPRDRNTPIYL from the coding sequence ATGGTTTCTCTCCCACATTCTCGTTCCCGTGATTTTGAGTCCAGTTCTATCGAGACCCCGCAGCTACTCTTAAATTCTGAAGCGGGCTTGCAAACATTCCGCCTCAGCAACCTAAGAACTTGGACCCTAGGCCGGAATCAAGCCAATACAATTTGTCTGCAGGATCCCTGTACGTCTCGCTGCCATGCCCGCATTGATGTGCAGCAAAATCACGACTGCTACTTCATTGATCTGGGCAGCGCCAATGGTTCGTCGGTGAACGAGCAGCCGGTGACGGAACCCGTGTTACTGAAGCATGGTGATCGCATCAAGATAGGCCAAACCGATCTATTGTTTCAGCATCGTCCTTCACCCAAGGCTGACGCATACGCTCTCGTTGACCAAGTCCTGATGCTGCATATCTCATCGGTACAGGGCAAAGTTTGGCAAGATATTTTCTGTTCTCAGGGAATTCCGGTGGCGTGGGGCAATCCGGGGGTGAGCCTGCGACAGACGGTGGAGTTCAGCGCCATGTCCTGCAGGTTACCGAAAATCTTGCTGGTGGATATTGCTGCCTATCGCAATCATTTTGGGGAGTTCTGCCGCTGGTGTACGGTTCAGTATCCGCAAATGAGCATTGTTTTTTTTGATCGCAAGCAGGCGGCTCCCAAGCCATCTGCGACCCTGCTGCCCCACGTGCATCGGGTTACGGCATTTCCTGAGCGGCACCTATTTCAACACTTAGGGCGTATTGAGGCACAGACCCAACAGTTACTGCAGATCTATGATGGACGCGGGTTGCGATCTCATCCCCTCCACAAAGCTCTAGAAAGCCTAGAGGAGCTGATACACCAGCTTCCTGATGACAATGCGCTGCAGCCTCACCACCTAAACGTAAGCGACGAAGACGTCACGTCTTTTATGACACCTCGAGATCGCAACACCCCCATCTATCTGTAA